From Carya illinoinensis cultivar Pawnee chromosome 5, C.illinoinensisPawnee_v1, whole genome shotgun sequence, one genomic window encodes:
- the LOC122310291 gene encoding uncharacterized protein LOC122310291 encodes MEALLRTMPPHIIQEFAIFIRKIWWRRNCFLFQGEFAHPSVLISEAHHMLMLLIEEGPSSGLASRKPCNSAASWQAPPLNWFKLNWDGAMDKVHGRIGVGVVVRDNSGHIIATMRTSKEMFPNPLLAKAYGALQAVKFGLDLGLHQIIIEGDSQQVTKALSNDQEGGTSASMFVCEAKQLLSSFANWEVSHVRINGNLMAHLLAKNSLHFRCNCHNGGHS; translated from the coding sequence ATGGAAGCACTACTAAGAACCATGCCTCCTCACATAATCCAAGAATTTGCTATTTTTATCAGGAAGATTTGGTGGAGAAGgaattgttttcttttccaaGGGGAGTTTGCTCACCCTTCTGTGCTTATCAGTGAGGCTCATCATATGTTAATGCTACTTATAGAAGAAGGTCCATCCAGTGGGCTTGCCTCCAGAAAACCCTGCAATTCAGCAGCTTCCTGGCAGGCTCCCCCTCTGAATTGGTTTAAGCTGAACTGGGATGGGGCAATGGACAAGGTTCATGGTAGGATTGGAGTAGGTGTGGTGGTAAGAGACAATTCAGGCCACATAATTGCAACCATGAGAACTAGCAAAGAGATGTTTCCCAATCCTCTACTTGCAAAGGCCTATGGAGCACTACAAGCTGTCAAATTTGGTCTTGATCTTGGCCTACACCAGATAATTATTGAAGGTGACTCACAGCAGGTTACAAAGGCACTCTCTAATGACCAAGAAGGAGGCACAAGTGCTAGCATGTTCGTCTGTGAAGCTAAGCAATTACTTAGTAGTTTTGCCAACTGGGAGGTTTCTCATGTAAGGATAAATGGCAACCTTATGGCTCACTTGTTAGCAAAAAATTCTCTCCATTTCAGATGTAATTGTCACAATGGAGGACATTCCTAA